In Drosophila miranda strain MSH22 chromosome Y unlocalized genomic scaffold, D.miranda_PacBio2.1 Contig_Y3_pilon, whole genome shotgun sequence, a single window of DNA contains:
- the LOC117194802 gene encoding uncharacterized protein LOC117194802 has translation MQPEHRQSMVALYHLVLETAVVKVVLLVLQLLCCAVFWVVEKTVGFNETVGSKRHRLWNSKFKLRTIQRQLMWRMANARGDETLVFFAVLMTTPWLFSLSLLGFIMSLASLLKKTSLS, from the exons ATGCAGCCGGAGCACCGTCAGAGCATGGTGGCCTTGTACCACCTCGTCTTGGAGACCGCTGTGGTCAAggtcgtgctgctggtgctgcaactgctgtgcTGCGCGGTGTTCTGGGTGGTCGAGAAGACCGTGGGCTTCAACGAAACCGTCGGCTCGAAGCGCCACCGATTGTGGAACAGCAAGTTCAAGCTGCGCACCATCCAGCGCCAGTTGATGTGGCGCATGGCCAATGCCCGGGGCGACGAGACGCTCGTCTTCTTTGCCGTGCTCATGACCACGCCCTGGCTGTTCTCCCTCAGCCTCCTGGGATTCATCATGTCCCTAGCGTcgctcctgaagaagacc TCattatcataa